Part of the Notamacropus eugenii isolate mMacEug1 chromosome 5, mMacEug1.pri_v2, whole genome shotgun sequence genome is shown below.
TGGACTTGCTGATGGTGTCTTTGCAAAAGAAGCATGAGGTAACCACTGGCTGTGACCATAAATCCCACACACAGGAAATCAGGAATAGAGTACATAACTAAAAATTGTAAGACTTCAAATGATGCTGGGGCAAAACCTGAACAGAATCCCATATTCCATATCTTTGTGTTGTTACTGCTTTCTGTAAAGCTCTGCATATTtacaaacataaatatattaaTCAGTAAGTGGAGGATCCAACAGAAGAGACATAATTGGAAAATACATTTTGAGGCATGGGTTTTGAGTTCTGGCCATGTAGGAAAAGTAAAAGTACTGATGGTGATCATTTGAAAACCAGTCAGAAGGCAGGTGATGTTTACAGAAAGATTGCGGGCCACTCGGTGAAGGAAAATAATCACTTTACACCCAATACGATTCAGGAAGATTTTCAGTCCCAAGCCAACCAGCGTCTGAGGGACTCCCTTGGAAATTAGCACTATGGAGTTGGCCAAGGCcaagtggaaaaaaatggaatctaTGGGCCTCAGCCTTTTGCCAGTTAGGAGAGTAAAGGTAaaatgacaaagcaggaagaagTTTCCCAGCACACCAGCTCCTGTCTGTATGAAGGAGACCATACCTAGAACtaagtcaagaaaaataattctCTCACTGACTGAAATAGAACGATTCTCCAAgccagagagagaatgaaaaagaaagaaagtaggtAGC
Proteins encoded:
- the LOC140508368 gene encoding vomeronasal type-1 receptor 1-like produces the protein MKTNRSISVSERIIFLDLVLGMVSFIQTGAGVLGNFFLLCHFTFTLLTGKRLRPIDSIFFHLALANSIVLISKGVPQTLVGLGLKIFLNRIGCKVIIFLHRVARNLSVNITCLLTGFQMITISTFTFPTWPELKTHASKCIFQLCLFCWILHLLINIFMFVNMQSFTESSNNTKIWNMGFCSGFAPASFEVLQFLVMYSIPDFLCVGFMVTASGYLMLLLQRHHQQVQHIHSSSQLSRKSPEIRATYTILVLVSTYVSFYSMNSLLSFYIFQFDSYDPWLIPTSSLLAACYPAFSPFVLINSDSKFSNFLHPVGKEMIPKLSFP